The following are encoded together in the Dyella terrae genome:
- a CDS encoding c-type cytochrome: MSFRPAGFRPAVVRYAVALVFALSSGAIFAQEAKNPAPAATSATPAAAEQAAKPAEATAAVKPGDATAGQGKAAVCGACHGMDGNSTDPQYPKLAGQSEAYIVHQLASFKSGKRQNPIMLGMATPLSEQDMHDIGAYFASKSALPGVADQALVERGQQLYRQGDTSKGVPACMACHSIDGRGNPGAMYPQLTSQHAQYIEATLKAWHDGTVWGEDAHAQIMPGIAKKLDEKDIAAVASYVEGLHAAEGAGPSAAK, encoded by the coding sequence ATGAGTTTTCGGCCTGCCGGTTTCCGGCCCGCTGTAGTTCGTTATGCCGTAGCCCTCGTTTTTGCGTTGTCTTCCGGAGCGATCTTCGCCCAGGAAGCCAAGAATCCCGCCCCGGCGGCCACCTCCGCCACCCCTGCTGCCGCCGAACAAGCCGCCAAGCCGGCCGAAGCCACTGCCGCCGTGAAACCGGGTGACGCCACCGCCGGCCAGGGTAAAGCCGCTGTCTGCGGCGCCTGCCACGGCATGGACGGCAACTCGACCGACCCCCAGTACCCCAAGCTCGCTGGCCAAAGTGAGGCGTACATCGTCCACCAGCTCGCTAGCTTCAAGTCCGGCAAGCGCCAGAACCCGATCATGCTCGGCATGGCCACACCGCTGTCCGAGCAGGACATGCATGACATCGGCGCTTACTTCGCCAGCAAGAGCGCGCTCCCGGGCGTGGCCGACCAGGCACTGGTCGAGCGCGGCCAGCAGCTCTACCGCCAGGGCGATACCAGCAAGGGCGTACCGGCCTGCATGGCGTGCCACAGCATTGATGGCCGCGGCAACCCGGGCGCGATGTACCCGCAACTCACCAGCCAGCACGCGCAGTACATCGAGGCCACGCTGAAGGCTTGGCACGACGGCACCGTCTGGGGCGAGGATGCCCACGCGCAGATCATGCCGGGCATCGCCAAGAAGCTGGACGAGAAGGACATCGCCGCCGTCGCCAGTTATGTCGAAGGCCTGCACGCCGCCGAAGGCGCGGGCCCTTCCGCCGCCAAGTAA
- the yihA gene encoding ribosome biogenesis GTP-binding protein YihA/YsxC, with the protein MSNPLQGAQFVLAAHQISQLPSDDGAEVAFAGRSNAGKSSALNTLTAHRGLARTSKTPGRTQQMVAFSLPPLAQGEGVPALQARLIDLPGYGYAKVPEALREHWKKEIDAYLHQRRSLRGVVLIADIRHPLKDFDRMMLDFCFATHLPCHLLLTKADKLSRNQAAQALAALRKEFAAGGIQATAQVFSSQARTGVEEARDMVMRLLNTPRQ; encoded by the coding sequence ATGTCCAATCCATTGCAGGGAGCCCAGTTTGTACTGGCCGCCCACCAAATTTCGCAGCTTCCGAGTGACGATGGCGCCGAAGTCGCGTTCGCCGGTCGCTCCAACGCCGGCAAGTCCAGCGCGCTCAATACCTTGACAGCGCATCGCGGGCTTGCGCGCACTTCGAAAACACCCGGTCGCACGCAGCAGATGGTGGCGTTTTCGCTGCCTCCGTTGGCCCAGGGTGAAGGCGTGCCTGCGCTGCAGGCGCGACTAATTGACCTACCCGGCTATGGCTACGCCAAGGTGCCCGAAGCCCTGCGCGAGCATTGGAAGAAGGAGATCGATGCTTATCTGCATCAGCGCCGCAGCCTGCGCGGTGTGGTGTTGATCGCCGATATTCGCCATCCGCTCAAGGACTTCGACCGGATGATGCTGGACTTCTGCTTCGCCACGCACCTGCCTTGCCACCTGTTGCTGACCAAGGCGGACAAATTGTCGCGGAACCAGGCCGCGCAGGCGCTGGCGGCGCTGCGCAAGGAGTTCGCCGCTGGCGGCATACAGGCGACGGCTCAGGTGTTTTCCTCGCAGGCACGGACCGGCGTGGAGGAAGCGCGCGACATGGTGATGCGTCTGCTCAACACGCCGCGACAATAA
- a CDS encoding GAF domain-containing protein produces MYEVKTQAYASKHEQYEDLCSQARGLIEGEPDMIANAANFSALIYHGVPDLNWCGFYLYDGTELVVGPFQGKPACIRIALGRGVCGTAAQTRETQVVRDVHAFDGHIACDAASQSEIVVPLVRGDGSLFGVWDVDSPSVARFDDEDRAGMEALCAIFMDALDKR; encoded by the coding sequence ATGTATGAAGTGAAGACGCAGGCCTACGCCAGCAAACACGAACAGTACGAAGACCTGTGCAGCCAGGCCCGCGGCCTGATCGAAGGCGAGCCGGACATGATCGCCAATGCGGCGAATTTCTCCGCGCTGATCTATCACGGCGTTCCCGATCTCAACTGGTGTGGCTTCTATCTCTACGACGGCACCGAGTTGGTAGTGGGGCCGTTCCAAGGCAAGCCGGCCTGCATCCGCATCGCACTGGGTCGCGGCGTGTGCGGCACCGCCGCGCAGACGCGTGAAACGCAAGTCGTGCGCGACGTCCACGCGTTCGACGGGCACATCGCCTGCGATGCAGCGTCACAATCGGAGATTGTCGTGCCGCTGGTGCGTGGTGATGGCAGTCTGTTCGGCGTATGGGATGTGGATAGCCCGTCCGTGGCCCGCTTCGACGACGAAGATCGCGCTGGCATGGAAGCACTGTGCGCCATCTTCATGGACGCGCTCGACAAGCGCTGA
- the bioD gene encoding dethiobiotin synthase produces the protein MSTLFIAGTDTGVGKTHATCALLHALHARGIHACGMKPVASGCVETPDGLRNDDALALIAAGGAPMPYEWVNPVALREPLSPNLAAAREGVEIRLAPLYEAFERLRGMHDAVLVEGVGGWLVPLSRSLLASDIARQWQLPVVLVVGLRLGCLNHALLSARAIATDGCRLVGWIGNRIDPAMEAVDENIETLRHHLPAPCLGILPHGVAPHDAAAHLDLSLILE, from the coding sequence ATGTCGACTTTGTTTATTGCAGGCACCGACACTGGCGTCGGCAAGACCCATGCGACCTGCGCGCTGCTGCATGCGCTGCATGCGCGTGGCATCCACGCGTGCGGCATGAAACCCGTGGCCAGTGGCTGCGTGGAAACACCGGACGGGTTGCGTAACGATGATGCCCTGGCGCTGATTGCTGCGGGCGGCGCACCCATGCCCTACGAGTGGGTGAATCCGGTGGCGCTGCGCGAACCGTTGTCGCCGAATCTGGCTGCGGCGCGCGAAGGCGTAGAGATCCGACTTGCCCCGCTATACGAGGCTTTCGAGCGCCTGCGCGGTATGCACGACGCGGTGCTCGTCGAAGGCGTGGGTGGCTGGCTGGTGCCGCTGTCACGCAGCTTGCTGGCCTCGGACATTGCCCGTCAGTGGCAATTGCCGGTGGTGCTGGTCGTCGGTCTGCGGCTGGGTTGCCTCAATCATGCTTTGTTGTCCGCCCGGGCTATCGCCACGGACGGTTGCCGACTGGTGGGTTGGATCGGTAATCGCATCGATCCGGCGATGGAAGCCGTGGACGAGAACATCGAAACCCTGCGCCATCATCTGCCCGCGCCGTGCCTGGGCATACTCCCGCATGGCGTAGCGCCGCACGACGCGGCGGCTCATCTGGACCTGTCGCTGATCTTGGAATGA
- the dcp gene encoding peptidyl-dipeptidase Dcp yields MATTIALAACSQQSNEQAQQPAPAPASTAPAKASTAAPAPEVSAVNPFLEQSTLPFQAPPFDKIKDGDYQPAFEEGMKQHLVEIQKIADNPDAPTFENTFVPMEKSGRLLTRVMQAFNAVSGANTDDTLQKVQEDEAPKFAEHQDAIVMNDKLFARIETIYNQRDSLKLDPESKRLVEVTYKNFVRGGAKLSEADKTKLKDLNKEESSLSTQFTNKLLAATKAGALVVDDKSKLDGMSEGDVAAAAEAAKARKLDGKWAVTLQNTTQQPALENINDRATREQLFKNSWDRAEHSDANDTRDLIARIAQIRAEQAKLLGYPNYAAWKLEDQMAKTPEAAIGFMDKLAPAATARAEKEAKDIQDVIDQQKGGFKVEAWDWEHYSEQVRKAKYDLDESQVKQYFELDNVLQNGVFYAANQLYGLTFKERKDIPVWQPDVRVFEVFDKDGTSMALFYCDYFKRDNKNGGAWMSNLVDQSKLLDTKPVVFNVANFTKPAPGQPALLSSDDVITMFHEFGHGLHGMFANSQYPSLSGTATARDFVEFPSQFNEHWASDPKIFANYAKNYKTGEPMPQDLVDKLKKSKTFNKGYDMTELVGAALLDMSWHSLSADTPKQDPDKFEMDALTKAKINLSYVPPRYRSSYFQHIWGNGYAAGYYAYLWTEMLADDAFQGFEDKGGLTRENGDRFRAMILSQGNTQDLATLYKKWRGKDPSIEPMLLNRGLKEAPQKK; encoded by the coding sequence ATAGCCACCACCATCGCGCTCGCCGCCTGCTCGCAGCAGTCGAACGAGCAGGCACAGCAGCCCGCGCCCGCACCGGCGAGCACGGCGCCGGCCAAGGCCTCCACGGCTGCTCCCGCTCCTGAAGTCAGTGCGGTGAATCCGTTCCTGGAGCAGAGCACGCTGCCGTTCCAGGCACCGCCGTTCGACAAGATCAAGGACGGTGACTACCAGCCCGCCTTCGAAGAAGGTATGAAGCAGCACCTGGTGGAGATCCAGAAGATCGCCGACAACCCGGATGCGCCGACCTTCGAGAACACCTTCGTCCCGATGGAGAAGTCGGGCCGGTTGCTGACCCGCGTGATGCAGGCATTCAACGCCGTCAGCGGCGCCAACACCGACGACACGCTGCAAAAGGTGCAGGAAGACGAGGCGCCGAAGTTCGCCGAGCACCAGGACGCTATCGTGATGAACGACAAGCTGTTCGCGCGCATCGAGACCATCTACAACCAGCGCGATTCGCTCAAGCTCGATCCGGAATCCAAGCGCCTGGTCGAAGTGACCTACAAGAATTTCGTGCGCGGCGGCGCCAAGCTGTCCGAGGCCGACAAGACCAAGCTCAAGGACCTCAACAAGGAAGAGTCCAGCCTGAGCACCCAGTTCACCAACAAGCTGCTGGCCGCAACCAAGGCCGGCGCGCTGGTGGTGGACGACAAGAGCAAGCTCGATGGCATGTCCGAGGGCGACGTTGCCGCCGCTGCCGAAGCCGCCAAGGCCCGCAAGCTCGACGGCAAGTGGGCGGTCACGCTGCAGAACACCACGCAGCAGCCGGCGTTGGAGAACATCAATGATCGTGCCACGCGCGAACAGCTGTTCAAGAACTCGTGGGATCGCGCCGAGCACAGCGATGCCAACGACACGCGTGACCTGATCGCCCGCATCGCCCAGATCCGCGCCGAACAGGCGAAGCTGCTGGGTTACCCGAACTACGCCGCGTGGAAGCTGGAAGACCAGATGGCGAAGACGCCTGAAGCGGCGATTGGCTTCATGGACAAGCTGGCTCCCGCCGCTACCGCGCGCGCCGAGAAGGAAGCCAAGGACATCCAGGATGTGATCGACCAGCAGAAGGGTGGTTTCAAGGTCGAGGCATGGGACTGGGAGCACTACTCCGAGCAGGTGCGCAAGGCCAAGTACGACCTCGATGAATCGCAGGTCAAGCAGTACTTCGAATTGGACAACGTGCTGCAGAACGGCGTGTTCTATGCCGCCAACCAGCTCTACGGCCTGACCTTCAAGGAGCGCAAGGACATCCCCGTCTGGCAGCCTGACGTGCGCGTGTTCGAAGTGTTCGACAAGGACGGCACCTCCATGGCGCTGTTCTATTGCGACTACTTCAAGCGCGACAACAAGAACGGCGGCGCGTGGATGAGCAATCTGGTTGACCAGTCCAAGCTGCTGGACACCAAGCCGGTGGTGTTCAACGTCGCTAACTTCACCAAGCCCGCGCCGGGTCAGCCGGCCCTGCTGTCGTCGGACGACGTGATCACCATGTTCCATGAGTTCGGCCATGGCCTGCACGGCATGTTCGCCAACTCGCAGTACCCGAGCCTGTCGGGCACCGCGACCGCGCGCGACTTCGTGGAATTCCCGTCGCAGTTCAACGAGCACTGGGCCAGCGATCCGAAGATCTTCGCCAACTACGCGAAGAACTATAAGACCGGCGAGCCGATGCCGCAGGACCTCGTCGACAAGCTCAAGAAGTCCAAGACCTTCAACAAGGGTTACGACATGACCGAGCTGGTCGGTGCCGCGCTGCTCGACATGAGCTGGCACAGCCTGTCGGCCGATACGCCGAAGCAGGATCCGGACAAGTTCGAGATGGACGCGCTCACCAAGGCCAAGATCAACCTGAGCTACGTGCCGCCGCGCTACCGTTCCAGCTACTTCCAGCACATCTGGGGCAACGGCTACGCTGCCGGTTACTACGCCTACCTGTGGACGGAAATGTTGGCTGACGATGCCTTCCAGGGCTTCGAAGACAAGGGCGGCCTGACCCGCGAGAACGGCGATCGCTTCCGCGCGATGATTCTCTCGCAGGGCAATACGCAGGATCTGGCAACCCTGTACAAGAAGTGGCGCGGCAAGGATCCGAGCATCGAGCCGATGCTGCTGAACCGTGGCCTCAAGGAAGCGCCGCAGAAGAAGTAA
- a CDS encoding TonB-dependent receptor, whose translation MKRMAQQQLYRSLALVLAGAGLGIQGLHAQDTSSPPSSASSPGTSSASTSGSPKAATPTTKPTELQAVVVTATKREESVEKIPATINAITADDLDKRGTQNINDIVKLVPGISVTSAGNGDQRITVRGISSEANTNPTTGLLFDDLSLTDYYAPRLSVDPNPFDMQDVEVLKGPQGTLYGAAALNGAVRYVPNQPEFGQWGGKYYLQYGAVDGGSNAFGGGAALNLPLDKNNRLALRVVAYDQALPGYIDNTQLNRKDSERGRQTGGRAILAWKPIDPLNIQLMFANQENKRDDDGLADNRNGDLVNSVSPRLSPNSQRFNLASLKVDDDFGKFKLISESGYVRKDLDQVNEGSNAVVAGDIYPIANTIDQSRSSTASQEIRLVSNNPDSPWNWVAGIYGMRQQIRGEDVLALGSPSLPVPTTVGLLNQVLPDLGNAWYLFGQPDYVNIQMNIKVREEAAFFDVSRDLGDGFNFGLGGRFYRAFSGGWVNNTGLLVDISGHPQGLLNQGTVHNDGFNPKAALSWNINDNAMLYTSVSKGYRVGGLQWGTAGLFSVAPVPNQFKTDTIWNYEFGLRSQWFDRTLSFDATAFYENWKNPQVLVFVADGLSSYIDNVGRVVSKGVELSSAYLPRSVPGLSFHLSATYDSARTKQPFEVSTGQIEPSGTPWPLSPKWQTAATADYQHSLGSSWYIGGYLSQAFIGRTSYGINQPDSIYGYSEYDAQIRLGTSSLPTYPEFSLTVTNLTNKHGITSSYSGFADVGGVPWHDVNYMQPRTFMLRVTGSF comes from the coding sequence ATGAAACGAATGGCACAGCAGCAGCTCTATCGCTCTTTGGCATTGGTGCTGGCCGGCGCCGGGCTCGGCATACAAGGACTGCATGCGCAGGACACATCGAGCCCGCCATCATCCGCGTCCTCTCCCGGCACCTCCTCAGCGTCCACTTCGGGTTCGCCTAAGGCCGCTACCCCCACGACCAAGCCGACGGAGTTGCAAGCCGTGGTAGTGACCGCCACGAAGCGTGAGGAATCGGTCGAAAAGATTCCGGCCACGATCAATGCGATCACGGCCGACGATCTGGACAAGCGTGGCACGCAGAACATCAACGATATTGTCAAATTGGTGCCCGGCATTTCGGTCACCTCGGCTGGTAATGGTGATCAACGCATCACGGTTCGCGGCATATCCAGCGAAGCCAACACTAACCCCACCACGGGCTTGCTATTCGACGATCTCTCTCTGACCGATTACTACGCGCCACGCTTGAGTGTCGATCCCAATCCCTTCGACATGCAGGACGTCGAGGTACTCAAAGGCCCTCAAGGCACCTTGTATGGTGCGGCAGCTTTGAACGGCGCGGTGCGCTATGTACCCAACCAGCCGGAGTTCGGGCAGTGGGGTGGCAAGTACTATCTCCAGTACGGCGCTGTTGACGGAGGTAGTAACGCCTTTGGTGGCGGCGCCGCACTGAACTTACCACTCGACAAGAACAACCGCCTGGCGCTTCGTGTGGTGGCCTATGACCAGGCGCTGCCGGGTTACATCGACAACACCCAACTCAACCGCAAAGACAGCGAGCGCGGACGCCAAACCGGTGGCCGCGCGATTCTGGCGTGGAAGCCGATCGACCCGCTGAATATTCAACTGATGTTTGCCAACCAGGAAAACAAGCGTGATGACGATGGCCTTGCGGACAATCGCAACGGCGACCTGGTCAATAGCGTCAGTCCACGGCTTAGCCCCAACAGTCAGCGCTTCAATCTGGCGTCGTTAAAGGTGGACGACGACTTCGGCAAGTTCAAACTGATCTCTGAAAGCGGGTACGTACGCAAGGATCTCGATCAGGTGAACGAGGGCTCCAACGCGGTGGTCGCCGGGGACATCTATCCGATCGCCAATACCATCGACCAAAGCCGTTCCAGTACCGCTAGCCAGGAGATCCGTTTGGTATCCAACAACCCGGATTCACCCTGGAACTGGGTGGCGGGTATCTATGGCATGCGCCAACAGATTCGGGGCGAGGACGTGCTTGCGCTGGGTTCGCCGAGCCTGCCAGTGCCGACCACTGTGGGGTTGCTCAACCAAGTGTTGCCGGATCTCGGTAACGCCTGGTATCTCTTTGGCCAACCCGATTACGTCAACATCCAAATGAACATCAAGGTACGCGAGGAAGCCGCGTTCTTCGATGTTAGCCGCGACCTTGGTGATGGGTTCAACTTCGGCCTGGGAGGGCGCTTCTATCGTGCCTTTTCAGGCGGCTGGGTGAACAACACTGGCCTACTGGTAGACATAAGCGGCCATCCCCAAGGGCTATTGAATCAGGGCACCGTTCACAACGATGGTTTCAATCCGAAAGCTGCGTTGAGTTGGAACATCAATGACAACGCGATGCTTTACACGTCCGTCTCCAAGGGCTATCGCGTAGGCGGTTTGCAATGGGGTACGGCGGGTCTGTTCTCTGTCGCGCCCGTCCCGAACCAGTTCAAAACGGACACTATCTGGAACTACGAATTCGGCCTACGTAGCCAGTGGTTTGATCGCACGCTTTCGTTCGATGCCACCGCCTTCTATGAGAACTGGAAAAATCCGCAGGTACTGGTGTTCGTCGCGGATGGCTTGAGCTCGTACATCGACAACGTAGGTCGCGTTGTCAGCAAAGGCGTGGAGCTTTCATCCGCCTACTTGCCGCGATCCGTGCCGGGGCTCAGCTTCCACCTGTCGGCCACCTACGATAGCGCCCGCACCAAGCAACCCTTCGAAGTCTCCACGGGCCAGATCGAGCCCTCGGGTACGCCGTGGCCTTTGTCGCCGAAGTGGCAGACAGCAGCCACCGCCGACTATCAGCATAGTCTGGGTAGCAGCTGGTACATCGGCGGCTACCTTAGCCAGGCCTTCATTGGGCGCACCAGCTACGGCATCAACCAGCCCGATTCCATCTATGGCTATAGCGAGTACGACGCGCAAATTCGTTTGGGAACATCCTCATTGCCGACGTACCCCGAGTTCTCGCTAACGGTCACCAATCTCACCAACAAGCACGGAATCACCTCCTCCTACTCCGGCTTCGCCGACGTTGGCGGCGTGCCCTGGCACGACGTGAACTACATGCAACCGCGCACGTTCATGCTTCGCGTAACCGGGAGTTTCTGA
- a CDS encoding long-chain-fatty-acid--CoA ligase has product MPLRYPPAHSEHHAYPLHIGQLFRSALDTHSDQVLVGSDGQRFDYPSFGARVHQLAHALTALGVGPGDVVSVMDWDSHRYLECYFAVPMLGAVLHTVNVRLSLEQMAYTLDSTGPSVLLFHSDFEPLVAQIAPRLSPIVPLVFMRDQPSCASRLELVGEYEELIARYPNDYPFQDVDELAQATTFHTTGTTGQPKAVGFSHRQLVLHTLAVMGALGTQPAGQGLRRGDVYMPITPMFHVHAWGIPFIATVLGLKQVYPGRYEAARLLKLRREESVSFSHCVPTVLTMILDAFSSEDHVEQPWTILVGGSALSRDLHRRAAARGITAVTGYGMSETAPVLSIAFSFAEPADAREESLCSAGHPVPLVQLRIVDEAMTTLPADGDACGELVARAPWLTSAYRGDVAASRQLWSGGWLHTQDMASITSDGRVEIRDRLKDVIKTGGEWISSVTMEMLIAKHPNIAAVAYVGIVDARWGERPAAFIVPKEGASIDTETLRAYLAPHVESGAISRYALPDRCVVLERLPLTSVGKIDKKALRDQLEQERTQ; this is encoded by the coding sequence ATGCCCCTACGTTATCCACCGGCCCATAGCGAACATCACGCATACCCTTTGCATATCGGCCAGCTCTTTCGCTCTGCGCTCGATACGCATAGCGATCAGGTGCTCGTGGGGAGTGATGGTCAGCGGTTCGACTATCCTTCGTTCGGCGCACGGGTGCACCAGTTGGCGCACGCGCTGACCGCGCTGGGCGTTGGCCCGGGAGATGTCGTCTCGGTGATGGACTGGGACAGTCACCGGTATTTGGAATGCTATTTTGCCGTTCCGATGCTCGGAGCCGTCCTGCACACCGTCAACGTTAGGCTATCGCTGGAACAGATGGCTTACACGTTGGATAGCACCGGTCCGAGCGTGCTGTTGTTTCATAGTGACTTCGAACCGTTGGTGGCTCAGATTGCGCCGCGCCTGTCGCCGATCGTTCCATTGGTTTTCATGCGCGATCAGCCCTCGTGCGCATCCCGGCTGGAGCTGGTTGGCGAGTATGAGGAGTTGATCGCTCGCTATCCCAATGACTATCCGTTTCAAGATGTGGACGAACTGGCGCAAGCCACGACCTTCCACACAACGGGCACCACCGGGCAACCCAAGGCGGTAGGATTCAGTCATCGTCAGCTCGTACTGCACACATTGGCCGTGATGGGTGCGCTAGGCACACAGCCCGCTGGTCAGGGTTTGCGCCGCGGCGATGTGTATATGCCAATCACGCCGATGTTTCACGTGCATGCATGGGGTATCCCATTTATTGCGACCGTGCTCGGGTTGAAACAGGTGTATCCAGGGCGTTACGAAGCTGCGCGATTGCTCAAGCTACGCAGAGAAGAGAGCGTCAGTTTCTCGCACTGTGTGCCAACGGTGCTGACCATGATTCTGGACGCCTTCTCGTCGGAGGACCATGTGGAGCAACCTTGGACGATTCTCGTGGGTGGCTCGGCGCTCTCCCGAGACCTCCACCGCAGAGCCGCTGCGCGCGGAATCACGGCAGTGACGGGATACGGCATGTCAGAAACCGCACCCGTATTGTCCATTGCCTTTTCCTTCGCAGAACCGGCCGATGCGAGGGAAGAGAGCTTGTGTAGTGCGGGTCATCCGGTGCCCTTGGTGCAGCTTCGCATCGTCGACGAGGCCATGACGACGTTACCGGCGGACGGCGACGCTTGTGGCGAGTTGGTGGCGCGCGCACCGTGGCTGACATCGGCCTACCGGGGAGATGTTGCGGCGTCTCGGCAACTTTGGAGTGGTGGGTGGCTTCACACCCAAGATATGGCGAGCATCACCTCGGACGGGCGCGTTGAGATTCGCGACCGATTGAAAGATGTGATCAAAACGGGTGGGGAATGGATCTCTTCGGTGACGATGGAGATGCTGATCGCTAAGCATCCCAACATTGCCGCTGTCGCCTACGTTGGCATTGTTGATGCTCGGTGGGGTGAGCGACCGGCGGCATTCATCGTGCCCAAGGAGGGCGCATCCATCGATACGGAAACGTTGCGCGCGTATTTGGCTCCGCATGTGGAGAGTGGCGCGATTAGCCGTTACGCCTTGCCGGATCGGTGCGTGGTCCTTGAGCGACTGCCGCTGACCAGCGTCGGCAAAATTGACAAGAAAGCATTGCGTGATCAGCTGGAGCAGGAGCGCACGCAATGA
- a CDS encoding AraC family transcriptional regulator: protein MSIDLQEMELAHSSADAYRVSGIDAIRHSLSEIYGFDAVRIDPLCRVKNVSSERRGREFGHIGYSHTHYDAPVKVHVSPDIGETFFIKFASANNTFQLGTESSRVGSGIVVPVQQIAGHEGLAYENVHISKQKLLDFCSRWIGRSLDLPPIFKGQPFSHELSALWAAVTMSMDSLMHVSAVPELMKNNLTDYAISLLMQMHPHTYSDAFMAMQRLSRAQVNRAKGFIVEQAHADITSEDVAAYLDCSTASLNHSFLHFEGVTPRQMLYRERLERARDELRSGDAPHPDETWIRDRGFVNTSGFRLEYHRRFGEHPEETSPDGNFLSPTARRSRATHHRTLSNEGIHRLLTFIQQRLSEKISLEGLAAQAGVSKQDLIAAFKHHLSMTPLQCVIAERVSLARHRLETTDQSLVAIAIDAGFNSQSHMATVFKEETGMSPGQYRKHHQST, encoded by the coding sequence ATGTCCATCGATCTACAAGAAATGGAACTGGCCCATAGCTCTGCCGACGCGTACAGGGTCAGCGGCATCGATGCCATTCGCCATAGCCTGTCGGAAATCTATGGTTTCGACGCCGTACGAATTGATCCCCTCTGCCGCGTGAAAAACGTTTCCTCGGAAAGACGCGGCCGCGAGTTCGGCCATATTGGGTATAGCCATACCCACTACGACGCGCCGGTCAAAGTTCATGTGAGCCCCGATATTGGGGAAACCTTCTTTATCAAGTTCGCATCCGCGAACAACACCTTTCAACTCGGCACCGAGTCATCCAGGGTCGGATCAGGCATCGTCGTACCGGTTCAACAAATCGCCGGGCACGAAGGCCTCGCCTACGAGAACGTCCATATCAGCAAGCAGAAATTGCTGGACTTCTGTTCCCGCTGGATAGGCCGTTCACTCGATTTGCCACCGATCTTCAAAGGGCAGCCGTTCTCTCATGAGTTGAGCGCGCTGTGGGCGGCGGTAACGATGAGCATGGACTCGCTCATGCACGTCAGCGCCGTCCCCGAACTGATGAAAAACAATCTGACGGACTACGCCATCTCGTTGCTCATGCAAATGCACCCGCACACCTACAGCGACGCATTCATGGCGATGCAGCGGCTGTCGCGGGCACAGGTGAACCGAGCCAAGGGTTTCATCGTTGAGCAGGCTCACGCTGACATCACCAGTGAAGACGTGGCCGCCTATTTGGATTGCAGCACGGCCTCGCTCAATCACAGCTTTCTTCATTTCGAGGGAGTGACTCCCCGCCAGATGTTGTACCGCGAGCGGCTGGAACGGGCCCGCGATGAACTCAGGTCTGGTGACGCCCCACACCCGGACGAAACCTGGATCCGGGACCGCGGCTTCGTCAACACGTCCGGATTTCGCCTTGAGTACCATCGGCGATTCGGCGAGCACCCCGAAGAAACGTCGCCTGATGGCAACTTCCTGTCGCCAACGGCTCGCCGAAGCCGGGCTACTCACCACCGCACGCTTTCAAACGAGGGTATCCACCGGCTACTTACCTTCATCCAGCAGCGGTTATCTGAAAAAATTAGCTTGGAAGGGCTGGCCGCACAGGCCGGGGTGTCCAAGCAGGATCTCATCGCGGCGTTTAAGCATCACCTCAGCATGACGCCACTCCAATGCGTGATCGCTGAGCGCGTCAGTCTGGCCAGGCACCGGCTCGAAACGACGGACCAATCACTCGTCGCCATCGCCATTGACGCAGGCTTCAACAGCCAAAGCCACATGGCAACCGTCTTCAAAGAAGAAACCGGCATGAGCCCCGGTCAGTATCGCAAGCACCACCAATCAACCTAG
- a CDS encoding alpha/beta hydrolase, translated as MNTATNNQASIVLIHGGFVDGSGWQGVYQQLKSRGYDVTIVQNPTTSLAEDVAFTKRVIAGQKAPVILVGHSYGGVVVTEAGNDPKVAGLVYITAFAPDAGESVASLIANPPPGAPVPPILPPQDGFLLLDNEKFQASFAADVDTQTARFMADSQVPWGLAALQGAVTTPAWKSKPSWYLVAGDDHMIPPPAQRDMARRAGATVKEVGGKPRRLRIQPRCGGPMDRTGCDSRW; from the coding sequence ATGAACACTGCAACGAACAACCAGGCGTCCATCGTTCTCATTCACGGCGGCTTTGTCGACGGCTCCGGCTGGCAGGGTGTCTACCAGCAGCTCAAGAGCCGTGGCTATGACGTGACCATAGTGCAGAACCCGACGACCTCGCTGGCCGAGGATGTGGCATTCACCAAGCGCGTGATCGCAGGACAGAAGGCGCCAGTCATCCTGGTCGGCCACTCCTACGGCGGCGTGGTGGTTACCGAGGCTGGCAACGATCCCAAGGTGGCCGGACTGGTCTATATCACCGCGTTTGCCCCGGATGCCGGCGAGTCCGTGGCGTCGCTGATCGCGAACCCGCCGCCGGGTGCGCCAGTGCCGCCGATTCTGCCGCCCCAGGACGGTTTTCTATTGCTGGACAACGAGAAGTTCCAGGCCAGCTTCGCTGCGGATGTCGACACCCAGACCGCCCGCTTCATGGCTGACTCGCAAGTGCCGTGGGGTCTCGCGGCCCTCCAGGGCGCGGTGACCACCCCTGCGTGGAAGTCCAAGCCAAGCTGGTATCTGGTCGCGGGCGACGACCACATGATCCCGCCGCCCGCCCAGCGCGACATGGCCCGGCGCGCCGGCGCCACCGTCAAGGAAGTGGGGGGGAAGCCACGCCGTCTACGTATCCAACCCAGGTGCGGTGGCCCAATGGATCGAACAGGCTGCGATAGCCGTTGGTAA